A window of the Deltaproteobacteria bacterium genome harbors these coding sequences:
- a CDS encoding c-type cytochrome has product MKLKIEPIIGALFVSAGMLGSTSSMAEEIESSLMRGAQLYDKWYAVKGVETKAPETPHTLYPKDGKYADKAGTTWRCKECHGWDYMGKNGAYSSGKHSTGIKGINGMKGAETSAIKAILKSPEHGYGDKLSEADLTDLANFVSMGQIDMDQYIDRGNKAPKGDANKGAAYFNTVCANCHGRDGKLPEEMKPFGRQMGNPWEVMHKILNGHPGEKMPSLRAFDHQAAADILSYMTTLPKE; this is encoded by the coding sequence ATGAAACTCAAGATTGAGCCCATTATCGGCGCTCTTTTCGTGTCGGCTGGGATGCTTGGATCGACATCGTCTATGGCTGAAGAAATCGAATCCTCTCTGATGCGCGGTGCCCAGCTCTATGACAAATGGTATGCGGTGAAGGGAGTAGAGACGAAAGCGCCCGAGACACCTCACACACTTTATCCCAAAGATGGGAAGTATGCCGACAAAGCGGGAACCACATGGCGTTGTAAGGAATGTCATGGCTGGGACTACATGGGCAAGAATGGTGCATACAGTTCCGGCAAGCACAGTACTGGCATCAAGGGGATTAACGGTATGAAGGGGGCAGAGACCTCGGCAATCAAGGCCATTCTCAAGTCACCCGAACACGGTTACGGCGACAAGCTGTCGGAAGCCGATCTTACCGACCTCGCCAACTTTGTCAGCATGGGCCAGATCGACATGGATCAGTACATCGATCGTGGAAACAAGGCGCCGAAGGGTGATGCAAATAAAGGGGCAGCATACTTCAACACTGTCTGTGCTAATTGCCATGGAAGAGACGGCAAGCTGCCGGAAGAGATGAAACCATTCGGCAGGCAGATGGGCAACCCCTGGGAGGTCATGCACAAGATCCTGAATGGCCACCCCGGTGAGAAGATGCCATCACTCAGGGCATTTGATCACCAGGCCGCAGCGGATATCCTGTCATACATGACTACACTGCCGAAAGAATAG
- a CDS encoding metal-dependent hydrolase: MDVLTQGLVGGVLAQSLARKNEKKIATLVGVLAGLLADADILIRSSSDPLLNIEYHRHFTHSLVFIPLGAAIAMLLLWPFVRRHLSARRLYLFSLAGYSMSGVLDAFTSYGTHLFWPFSDERVALNIISIVDPVFTLILLVTLLTGLRLGYRKVAYAGLVLSMMYLGMGFVQLQRAEQLAEDLRDKRGHLAMQSMVKPTLANLVLWRSVYIHEDRIHVDAIRVGLFDAGRVIEGESVALFSFDRDLPQLDESSVLYRDIVRFWSFSDGYVALDPVQTNVLGDIRYSMLPVSARPLWGIVIDPDRPQVHADYRFFRDSSPSVRETFLNLLLD; encoded by the coding sequence ATGGATGTCCTGACCCAGGGTTTAGTCGGCGGTGTGTTGGCGCAATCACTCGCCAGAAAGAATGAAAAGAAGATTGCGACGCTGGTTGGCGTGTTGGCAGGGTTACTGGCGGATGCCGATATCCTGATCCGCTCATCATCTGATCCCCTGCTGAATATAGAATACCACCGTCATTTCACCCATTCACTGGTGTTTATCCCGCTGGGTGCGGCGATTGCCATGCTGTTGCTCTGGCCTTTTGTACGTCGGCATTTGTCAGCAAGGCGACTCTACCTTTTTTCTCTCGCGGGTTACAGCATGAGTGGCGTGCTGGATGCGTTCACCAGTTATGGCACCCATCTTTTCTGGCCGTTCTCGGACGAACGCGTGGCCCTGAATATCATTTCGATAGTCGATCCCGTGTTCACACTTATCCTGCTGGTGACCCTGTTAACGGGATTGCGGCTGGGCTACAGAAAAGTGGCTTATGCCGGCCTGGTCTTGTCCATGATGTACCTGGGCATGGGGTTCGTGCAGTTGCAACGCGCCGAGCAGTTGGCCGAAGACCTGCGTGACAAGCGTGGTCACCTGGCGATGCAGTCCATGGTGAAGCCCACGCTCGCAAACCTGGTATTGTGGCGATCGGTGTATATACACGAGGATCGTATTCATGTGGATGCCATTCGCGTCGGGCTGTTTGATGCGGGCAGGGTTATTGAAGGCGAGTCCGTTGCCCTGTTTTCGTTTGACAGAGATCTGCCGCAGCTGGATGAATCCTCAGTTCTGTATAGGGATATTGTTCGATTTTGGTCATTCTCGGATGGTTATGTTGCTCTAGACCCTGTGCAGACCAATGTGCTGGGAGACATCCGTTACAGTATGTTGCCCGTGAGCGCCAGGCCGTTATGGGGAATTGTTATTGATCCTGACAGACCGCAGGTGCATGCCGACTACCGGTTCTTTCGTGATTCAAGTCCGTCGGTACGCGAAACTTTTTTAAACCTGTTACTTGATTAA
- a CDS encoding COX15/CtaA family protein: MSQIKQPISISNWLYAVAFLVFIMIIVGGITRLTESGLSITEWKPITGAIPPMSEAAWVSEFEKYKQIPEYLEINGPKGMTLEEFKFIYFWEWVHRLLGRLIGLAFALPLAWFALKRAIPEGYGGRLVALLVLGGMQGAIGWWMVVSGLTERTDVSHFRLATHLLTAFLILAVLVWTALDMRQVARGQNRPSRLTAFGLIVFGVLFLQLLFGAYTAGLNAGYVSNTWPLMHGSLIPGIDWSRSVWTMLNNDPYVIHFVHRWWAWVAVGFLIVLARRVRSQSRKASIAIHSSYGVQVLLGIATVITGVSIHFAVLHQAVGALVVIATVWGMHLLGRHPVVASNRFGSARLSETE; the protein is encoded by the coding sequence ATGAGTCAAATAAAACAACCGATTTCCATTTCTAACTGGCTGTACGCCGTCGCGTTCCTGGTTTTTATCATGATTATCGTTGGCGGCATTACGCGCTTGACCGAATCAGGACTTTCAATCACCGAGTGGAAGCCCATCACCGGTGCGATACCGCCAATGAGTGAAGCGGCATGGGTGTCCGAGTTCGAGAAATACAAACAAATCCCCGAGTACCTGGAGATAAACGGCCCCAAAGGCATGACCCTGGAGGAATTTAAATTCATCTATTTTTGGGAATGGGTGCATCGTCTTTTGGGACGACTGATTGGTCTTGCGTTTGCGTTGCCGCTTGCCTGGTTCGCATTGAAGCGCGCGATACCTGAAGGCTATGGTGGCCGACTGGTCGCATTACTGGTGCTAGGTGGCATGCAGGGGGCGATTGGCTGGTGGATGGTCGTCTCCGGTTTGACCGAGCGCACGGATGTGAGCCATTTTCGGCTGGCGACTCATTTGTTGACGGCGTTTCTTATCCTGGCTGTACTGGTCTGGACGGCGCTGGATATGCGGCAGGTCGCTCGCGGTCAAAACCGACCATCCAGACTGACCGCCTTTGGTCTGATCGTTTTCGGTGTGTTGTTTCTGCAACTATTGTTTGGTGCTTACACAGCAGGCCTGAATGCGGGGTATGTTTCAAACACCTGGCCGTTGATGCATGGTTCTCTGATACCAGGGATAGACTGGTCGCGTAGTGTCTGGACAATGCTGAATAATGATCCCTATGTTATCCACTTCGTTCATCGCTGGTGGGCGTGGGTGGCGGTTGGTTTTCTGATCGTCCTGGCGCGGCGTGTACGCAGCCAGTCCCGAAAAGCATCGATAGCTATTCATAGCTCATATGGTGTTCAGGTGTTGCTCGGTATTGCGACAGTTATCACTGGTGTCAGCATACATTTTGCAGTGCTGCATCAGGCTGTGGGGGCGCTGGTTGTAATAGCGACCGTGTGGGGTATGCATCTGTTGGGGCGTCATCCAGTTGTTGCCAGCAACCGGTTCGGATCAGCCCGGCTTTCAGAGACTGAGTAA